Genomic window (Zingiber officinale cultivar Zhangliang chromosome 2B, Zo_v1.1, whole genome shotgun sequence):
TAACTTAATCATGAGCAAATTTATTGATGTTGCATTCGCAAAGTATGAAAAGTGTAATATGTTGGTGACTATATAAGGAGGATTTAGGAGCAAGAATAGGGAGACACGAGAAGCACTTAAATGAGAAAGTTGCAACATATGTTGAGGAAGTTTTTGTTGATTTTGTATTGATACGGCGAGTAAGGTGCGGAGATGGGTTCGATCTCAAGAAAGTCAGTTGATATGGCGGTTAAAGTCAAGAAGGGGTCAACTCTCGGGTCGTATCGATATCATGCCAAAATAAGTCCAATGTCTCCACCAAGTGCTCTAGCCGATCACACcaaaaggttgatcggacatgcTTGGCTGAACCGAACTCTATATTCAAATATAGCGGCTGAATGCAAAATGAACCCCTCGACATAAAGTTTGACCATACATATTGTCCGAGCAGATTCCAAATCCCCAATATAAACTTGGTCGGCTCAAAGGCCAGTCGGACCTTAGGGGCTCAACTCTCCACTTCTTCAAATGCAAGACTCTCAATTTACATCCGTTCGACCCTAACGGCAATCGAACTTATGAGGATCAGCTACCCACTCATGGGCATAACCCTCAGCTTACATCCGCTTGACCCCAGCGTTGGTCGAACATCCGGGGCCCAGTTCCCCACATGAGCATGACTCCGAGTCTACAGCTGGTCGGCCCAGAGCCGATCGGACTCTCTCTAGGAGACAACATTGTCAGAGCATCGTGAAAAACCTGTTAGAGAATGAATATGCCATTACTATGACATATGCATGCAATGGAGTCTTCCTCGGCCTATAGGAAGACTGTCATACATAATCCACCACCTGACATACTCTGACACCAGACATTCTCTACCGCTTTATTAATGTAGAGGTTATATGAGACATTATAAAAAGGGGTCCTCTTCATTGGCCAGGTATGCACATGAATGCATACGCATCTGCACACTCGCGCATTTACACTGTTGTTTTACTATTCATCGTCTTCTCCATTTCGCTCGGCTATTGTTCTGACTTGAACATGAAAGTGTCTGTGCCAGGGGCCTCCTTCTTGACTCTTACTCTAATGTTTCTATTGACTCTGTCTATAATGTGCATAGGTCCGTATCTCTTAGCTCCAGAATCGTTTAGCATCATTTTCTTTCCGTTCAAAGTCTTCTTTCAATTAACATATAAATTATCTCGTTGTCACCCCTAGCCATGCATCATCTCCTTTATTTTCAGTCAAGATCATGTATGATTGAACAAAATCCTTAGCCAGTGTAAATCGACTCTTTTGGAAATTAGTAACATGGGAAATTGAGTTTCCTCTTTTGTTGCTGATGGTTTAATGAATAAGTTGGTGATTAATTTCTTCCAAAATAAAATCAAGTAATCTCCaataattcttttattttattttattttattttatctccACACATTTGAATATGGCAACTCCTCGATCTCTTGTTGAGTTGtttctgtttttattttaataattttttttttttttgtgaaacatCTACGCATAAGACAAGGAGATGCATACAGAACCACCCAAAATATTGTAACAACAGCTTTATATCCCATAaattatctattatttatttcagtttTTAATTTGATTCAAATTAAATCGCTATTAATTCCTCTGCTCTAGCGGAGCAGCCGCAAAACTTCTCTACTGCTTAGTGGAAGCCCAAATGCGATCGGTCGATAAACGGCTGCTCCAAGAAGCTCGAGCTGTTGCATTCCAATAACCGTTCCACGAAGTTAGCGCCGTACGCAGATTCACAGTTTTGTGATCTCTCCGACGGCTGAAAGATCCTTCCGCCGCCGTCCCAATAACCTCCTATCGTCGTCCTCTGCCGCTTCGTCGAGCTCTCGGTGTAATCGCCGGCGACCAGCACAGATGGATTCGTCGGCGGCGCTTGCCTCGGAGCAGCAAAGTCGGCGATCCCATTGATTTTCTCGGGCGAGTAGTCTTTGAAGCTCCACGAGCTGACGAATTCGTCCAAATAGGTGTTCAGTGCGTCTTCCTGGCCCGTCGTCGCCGGCGTAGCCGCCGCCTGGAGGCGATCGGTCTTCTTGTAAATCCGGCACAGCACCCAATCGTCCAGCTGCATGCGTTTCCAATTCAATTATGCGATATAATCGAGGAAATTAATGGAAATTTATTACGAAGATGTGTAGATTGTATTAATTAATCGTGTACCCTCATGGAGGAGTCTCTGAGTGGTCTCGTGGGCTTGTAGCTGTTGCGGCCGTGTGCGTCGGCGAGGCGGTACTCGTGCATGATCCAATCGGTCTTGACTCCCTTGGGCGGCCTCCCCATGTAGAACACCAGCGCCTTCTTCACCGCGAGAGGCTTCTCATTCCCTTTGCCCGATCTACAGATCGGCTTGTCGGTCCCGGTCGCCTTCCAGTACCCGGACACCGCCGCTCTGTTCGGCCGGAACCCGTTCGGGTATTTGCGTTCGCGCGGGCTGAAGAAGTACCACTCCCGCTCGCCGTACGTCGCCTTGGCTGCAAAGGAAGGAGAGTTCAACGTGAGGCCTACCGGAATATCGTCGAACACGCTGCGCGCCGAATTACTAACCGGGAAGCTCCCAGGGGTCGTACTTGTAGATGTCGACCTCGGCGATGATGGAGAGGGGAGACGGGGTAGCCGCGGCGGAGGCGACCCGGGCGCGGAGGTAGTGGAGGACCAGCTCCTCGTCGGTGGGGTGGAAGCGGAACCCCGGCGGCAGCACTACCGAGTTCGACGGCGGCGGCGGCATAGCAATTGCTGCGCtcagagaggaaggaggaggggTGGGTTTGAAATTTCTCAAGAATCGAGGGGGAGGAAGCTTTTATCGCTGCTTGTTTTTGTCGTTTAGTGGAGAATAATCCTATAACACTTGTCGACCGACGGAGCTACTTACGATCGACCCGACTCCGGTTCGGTTCAACACTGGAATAATAAGTCGATTAGTCATCAAAGCATT
Coding sequences:
- the LOC122049007 gene encoding NAC domain-containing protein 2-like, with protein sequence MPPPPSNSVVLPPGFRFHPTDEELVLHYLRARVASAAATPSPLSIIAEVDIYKYDPWELPAKATYGEREWYFFSPRERKYPNGFRPNRAAVSGYWKATGTDKPICRSGKGNEKPLAVKKALVFYMGRPPKGVKTDWIMHEYRLADAHGRNSYKPTRPLRDSSMRLDDWVLCRIYKKTDRLQAAATPATTGQEDALNTYLDEFVSSWSFKDYSPEKINGIADFAAPRQAPPTNPSVLVAGDYTESSTKRQRTTIGGYWDGGGRIFQPSERSQNCESAYGANFVERLLECNSSSFLEQPFIDRSHLGFH